The Microbacterium esteraromaticum genome contains the following window.
CGACGATCAGTCCAGCGACGATGATGCCACCACTCACCATGACGGCGACGGGCATGTCGAGGCAGAAGAAGACGGCTCCGGCGGTGAAGCCGAGCAGCATGATCACGACGGCCGTCCACGCAGCAGGCGA
Protein-coding sequences here:
- a CDS encoding HGxxPAAW family protein, which gives rise to MTNPIADPGHGHSPAAWTAVVIMLLGFTAGAVFFCLDMPVAVMVSGGIIVAGLIVGWVMAKAGWGVKGPKYTPKAH